One Pseudodesulfovibrio cashew DNA window includes the following coding sequences:
- a CDS encoding RlmE family RNA methyltransferase, producing MKQYQDKYFKRAKKENYAARSVYKLKEMDKRFGIFKKGQHVLDLGAAPGSWTQFAGERVGREGHVLGVDIQDTKHSFPENITFLQADVFSDSPELLEAIEPLVPFDVIISDMAPKTTGIKFADQANSLELCERAFEVALKYLKKGGHFAVKIFEGGETKEYRDSLRPYFGKIKNFKPYSSRSESKEIFIVALGFKGADV from the coding sequence ATGAAACAATATCAGGACAAATATTTCAAGCGCGCCAAAAAGGAAAATTACGCCGCCCGTTCCGTCTACAAACTCAAGGAGATGGACAAGCGGTTCGGTATTTTCAAGAAGGGCCAGCACGTGCTTGATCTTGGTGCCGCGCCCGGCTCCTGGACCCAGTTCGCGGGCGAACGCGTGGGTCGGGAGGGGCATGTGCTCGGTGTGGACATCCAGGACACCAAGCACTCGTTCCCGGAGAACATAACCTTTTTGCAGGCCGATGTCTTTTCCGATTCGCCGGAGCTTCTGGAGGCCATCGAGCCGCTTGTGCCGTTTGATGTGATTATCAGCGACATGGCTCCCAAGACCACGGGGATCAAGTTCGCGGACCAGGCCAACTCGCTGGAGCTGTGCGAGCGCGCCTTTGAGGTGGCGCTTAAATACCTCAAGAAGGGCGGGCACTTCGCCGTCAAGATTTTTGAGGGCGGTGAGACCAAGGAGTATCGGGATTCGCTTCGGCCGTATTTTGGAAAGATAAAGAATTTCAAGCCTTACAGCTCCCGATCCGAATCAAAGGAAATCTTCATCGTCGCGCTTGGCTTTAAGGGCGCGGATGTATAA